From Cellulosimicrobium sp. ES-005, one genomic window encodes:
- a CDS encoding general stress protein: MSMSRPGAVPRVPTPPRGEEIASYATYLEAQKAVDFLSDNKFAVELVTIVGTDLKMVERVTGRLTYGRVAIAGAASGAWFGLFVGLLLFMFSGQGGFVLTAIAIGAGFGLLFSVLSYALTQGKRDFTSQSQIVASSYGILCAPERAGDARQLLARMPEGAGGVRAPAAPANPTWGTPGATPPPAAPTPTAPAPEPTSGAGPAPTPPVAPPARTPDPRWTTPTGEPRYGAMRPTSDQPADAEPGTEQAPGAQQPDQPERPA; encoded by the coding sequence ATGAGCATGTCACGCCCGGGTGCCGTCCCCCGTGTCCCCACCCCGCCCCGTGGTGAGGAGATCGCGTCGTACGCGACCTACCTCGAGGCGCAGAAGGCGGTCGACTTCCTCTCCGACAACAAGTTCGCGGTCGAGCTCGTGACGATCGTCGGCACCGACCTCAAGATGGTCGAGCGCGTGACGGGCCGGCTCACGTACGGGCGGGTCGCGATCGCGGGCGCGGCGTCCGGCGCGTGGTTCGGACTCTTCGTCGGCCTGCTGCTCTTCATGTTCTCCGGCCAGGGCGGGTTCGTCCTCACGGCCATCGCGATCGGCGCCGGGTTCGGCCTCCTCTTCTCCGTGCTGTCGTACGCCCTCACGCAGGGCAAGCGCGACTTCACGTCGCAGAGCCAGATCGTCGCCTCGTCGTACGGGATCCTCTGCGCGCCCGAGCGCGCGGGCGACGCGCGCCAGCTCCTCGCGCGGATGCCGGAGGGCGCGGGCGGGGTCCGTGCCCCGGCCGCCCCGGCGAACCCGACGTGGGGCACGCCCGGAGCGACCCCGCCTCCCGCGGCTCCCACGCCGACCGCCCCGGCGCCCGAGCCGACGTCGGGCGCCGGCCCGGCGCCCACGCCCCCGGTCGCGCCGCCCGCCCGGACGCCCGACCCCCGCTGGACCACGCCGACCGGGGAGCCGCGCTACGGCGCCATGCGACCGACGTCGGACCAGCCGGCCGACGCGGAGCCCGGCACCGAGCAGGCCCCGGGAGCGCAGCAGCCGGACCAGCCCGAGCGTCCCGCCTGA
- a CDS encoding family 20 glycosylhydrolase has translation MNAGTRSARRTLGVVTVMGVCGVVALAGCTSTPGGAPTAQELGLVPLPASVEVSDAAPFVLDGGTRVVVDAAAGSAVGQEGAVHVGELLAAELRTPTALDLPVETDPEADGGAVVLRLEPGGESWDPDGLLDDPAAEAYTLEAGEGGVVLASTTPAGLYRGTRTLLQLLPPEVEASAPVDDVAWEVPAVEITDAPRYAYRGAMLDVARRFAPVEDVQRFVDHLAAYRLNVLHLHLSDDQGWRLTVDGLPELTEVGGRTQEGWPPGTGGPWFYTPEEYAEIVEYAADRYVTVVPEIDGPGHTLAAQSVLGSLRCDGTPGEPYWGPEVNNPMICSSDENMPAVQEYLDTVLAAVVAQNPGPYVHLGGDEAPSPAEGWYENYTAAANQIVAEHGRTVVGWHQWAQGTTLPEGSLIQYWGVGERNQGLIGTARETADVQEVRAALAAGADLIMSPADRTYLDMKYDDLTPYGLEWAARIDLERAYSWDPETELTSTLDPERKVDVTGRVAGVEAPLWSDRSYPDSLTHLPTSTDEFVDVDVYVDFMTFPRLPALAEVAWTAQADRDYEDFEARIVRLAPRWDAAGIGWNRVHDVRWDD, from the coding sequence ATGAATGCTGGCACGCGCTCGGCGCGACGCACGCTCGGCGTGGTCACCGTGATGGGGGTGTGCGGGGTCGTGGCCCTCGCCGGCTGCACGTCCACCCCCGGAGGGGCACCGACGGCGCAGGAGCTCGGGCTCGTCCCGCTCCCGGCGTCGGTCGAGGTCTCGGACGCCGCGCCCTTCGTGCTCGACGGCGGGACCCGGGTCGTCGTCGACGCGGCGGCGGGCAGCGCCGTCGGGCAGGAGGGCGCGGTCCACGTCGGCGAGCTGCTCGCCGCGGAGCTGCGCACGCCCACGGCGCTCGACCTCCCGGTCGAGACGGACCCCGAGGCCGACGGCGGCGCGGTGGTGCTGCGGCTCGAGCCCGGCGGCGAGTCGTGGGACCCCGACGGCCTGCTCGACGACCCGGCGGCCGAGGCGTACACCCTGGAGGCCGGGGAGGGCGGCGTCGTGCTCGCCAGCACGACGCCCGCGGGCCTGTACCGCGGCACGCGCACGCTGCTCCAGCTCCTGCCGCCCGAGGTCGAGGCGTCCGCCCCCGTCGACGACGTCGCGTGGGAGGTGCCGGCGGTCGAGATCACCGACGCGCCGCGCTACGCGTACCGCGGCGCGATGCTCGACGTCGCGCGGCGCTTCGCCCCGGTCGAGGACGTCCAGCGGTTCGTCGACCACCTCGCGGCCTACCGGCTCAACGTGCTGCACCTGCACCTGTCCGACGACCAGGGCTGGCGGCTCACGGTCGACGGCCTGCCGGAGCTCACCGAGGTGGGCGGCCGGACGCAGGAGGGCTGGCCGCCGGGGACGGGCGGGCCGTGGTTCTACACGCCCGAGGAGTACGCGGAGATCGTCGAGTACGCGGCCGACCGGTACGTCACCGTCGTCCCCGAGATCGACGGACCCGGGCACACGCTCGCCGCGCAGTCCGTCCTGGGGTCGCTGCGCTGCGACGGGACGCCCGGCGAGCCGTACTGGGGGCCGGAGGTGAACAACCCCATGATCTGCTCGAGCGACGAGAACATGCCGGCGGTCCAGGAGTACCTCGACACCGTCCTCGCCGCCGTCGTGGCGCAGAACCCCGGTCCGTACGTGCACCTGGGCGGGGACGAGGCTCCCAGCCCCGCGGAGGGCTGGTACGAGAACTACACGGCGGCGGCGAACCAGATCGTCGCGGAGCACGGGCGCACGGTCGTCGGCTGGCACCAGTGGGCGCAGGGCACGACCCTGCCGGAGGGCAGCCTGATCCAGTACTGGGGCGTGGGCGAGCGCAACCAAGGGCTCATCGGGACCGCGCGGGAGACCGCGGACGTCCAGGAGGTCCGCGCGGCGCTCGCCGCCGGCGCCGACCTGATCATGTCTCCCGCGGACCGCACGTACCTCGACATGAAGTACGACGACCTCACCCCGTACGGGCTGGAGTGGGCCGCGCGGATCGACCTCGAGCGCGCGTACTCGTGGGACCCCGAGACCGAGCTGACGTCGACCCTCGACCCGGAGCGGAAGGTCGACGTCACGGGACGCGTCGCCGGGGTCGAGGCGCCCCTGTGGTCGGACCGCTCCTACCCGGACAGCCTCACTCACCTGCCGACGAGCACCGACGAGTTCGTCGACGTCGACGTCTACGTGGACTTCATGACCTTCCCCCGCCTGCCCGCGCTCGCCGAGGTGGCCTGGACCGCCCAGGCCGACCGTGACTACGAGGACTTCGAGGCACGGATCGTGCGGCTGGCCCCTCGGTGGGACGCCGCGGGCATCGGGTGGAATCGCGTGCACGACGTGCGCTGGGACGACTGA
- a CDS encoding PHP domain-containing protein: protein MRIDLHTHSTASDGTDAPGEVVEAAAAAGLDVVALTDHDTTAGWAQATDAALRHGVALVRGAEISARSGGISVHLLSYLHDPAHEALLAELDRTRDARTSRARRMVDLIAEDYPITWDDVLAQTIEGTTIGRPHIADALVAAGLSPDRSAAFATILATDTPYYVPHYAPDAVAAVRGIRAAGGVPVFAHPGADGRGHVVSDAVIEEMTAAGLAGLEVFHRDHDERQRARLEDLARTLGLFVTGSSDYHGAGKPNRLGENTTAPTVLEQIEELGQLDVIR from the coding sequence GTGCGCATCGACCTCCACACCCACTCGACCGCGTCGGACGGCACGGACGCGCCGGGGGAGGTCGTCGAGGCCGCGGCCGCGGCCGGGCTCGACGTCGTCGCGCTCACGGACCACGACACGACCGCGGGCTGGGCTCAGGCGACGGACGCGGCGCTGCGCCACGGCGTCGCGCTCGTGCGCGGCGCGGAGATCTCGGCCCGCTCGGGCGGCATCAGCGTGCACCTGCTCTCCTACCTGCACGACCCGGCGCACGAGGCGCTCCTCGCGGAGCTCGACCGCACGCGCGACGCGCGCACGAGCCGGGCGCGGCGGATGGTCGACCTCATCGCCGAGGACTACCCGATCACGTGGGATGATGTGCTCGCGCAGACCATCGAGGGCACGACGATCGGGCGGCCGCACATCGCGGACGCGCTCGTCGCCGCAGGGCTCTCGCCCGACCGCTCGGCGGCGTTCGCGACGATCCTCGCCACCGACACCCCGTACTACGTGCCCCACTACGCGCCCGACGCCGTCGCGGCGGTGCGGGGGATCCGTGCCGCGGGCGGTGTGCCCGTCTTCGCCCACCCGGGCGCGGACGGCCGAGGGCACGTCGTGTCCGACGCGGTGATCGAGGAGATGACCGCGGCGGGGCTCGCGGGGCTCGAGGTGTTCCACCGCGACCACGACGAGCGTCAGCGCGCACGGCTCGAGGACCTGGCCCGCACCCTGGGCCTGTTCGTCACCGGGTCGAGCGACTACCACGGGGCCGGCAAACCGAACCGGCTCGGGGAGAACACGACAGCACCGACCGTGCTGGAGCAGATCGAGGAGCTGGGACAGTTGGACGTGATCCGATGA
- a CDS encoding aminopeptidase P family protein yields MTDATPVTPEPTSETPDQAPDSAGDGQDLAARGSNRSQRPDSDAFKAFITSGWAPRAELDVEPLPAAPYTVARRAALSARFPGARLVVPAGPLKTRSNDTDYRFRPHSAFAHLTGYGTDQEPDAVLVLHPVEPGTGDGGSDHHAVLYVRPLAARDTEEFYADSRYGEFWVGARPSLDDVAAATGVEARHVDELRDALAKDVGPGGVTLLVVAGADEAVEALVEAIRAEAGLDDVEGAQDQELTEAEWLARAEAAYRRTDAALVEAVSELRLVKDAHEVEQMREAVAATIAGFEEVVRNLPRAVEHRRGERVIETTFDAHARLEGNTVGYETIAAAGEHATTLHWIRNDGVVRTGELVLLDAGVEVDSLYTADVTRTLPVDGEFTEVQRRVYQAVLDAADAAFAVAVPGARFRDVHAAAMEVVAARLEEWGLLPVSAAESLSPEGQQHRRWMVHGTSHHLGLDVHDCAQARRELYLDGILQPGMVFTIEPGLYFKADDLAVPEEYRGIGVRIEDDVLVTADGNENLSAALPRRPEDVEAWMARLRA; encoded by the coding sequence ATGACCGACGCCACCCCCGTCACGCCCGAGCCCACGTCCGAGACGCCCGACCAGGCACCCGACAGCGCCGGCGACGGCCAGGACCTGGCCGCGCGCGGCAGCAACCGCTCCCAGCGCCCCGACTCCGACGCGTTCAAGGCCTTCATCACGAGCGGCTGGGCGCCGCGCGCGGAGCTCGACGTCGAGCCCCTCCCGGCCGCCCCGTACACCGTCGCCCGCCGCGCCGCGCTGTCCGCCCGGTTCCCGGGCGCGCGCCTCGTGGTGCCCGCCGGGCCGCTGAAGACGCGCTCGAACGACACCGACTACCGGTTCCGCCCGCACTCGGCGTTCGCGCACCTCACCGGCTACGGCACGGACCAGGAGCCCGACGCGGTGCTCGTGCTGCACCCCGTGGAGCCCGGGACCGGCGACGGCGGCTCGGACCACCACGCCGTGCTCTACGTGCGCCCGCTCGCCGCGCGCGACACCGAGGAGTTCTACGCCGACTCGCGCTACGGCGAGTTCTGGGTCGGCGCGCGGCCGTCGCTCGACGACGTCGCGGCGGCCACGGGCGTCGAGGCCCGCCACGTCGACGAGCTGCGCGACGCGCTCGCCAAGGACGTCGGCCCGGGCGGGGTGACGCTGCTCGTCGTCGCGGGCGCCGACGAGGCCGTGGAGGCGCTCGTCGAGGCGATCCGCGCGGAGGCCGGGCTGGACGACGTCGAGGGCGCCCAGGACCAGGAGCTCACCGAGGCCGAGTGGCTCGCCCGGGCGGAGGCCGCCTACCGGCGCACCGACGCCGCGCTCGTCGAGGCCGTCTCCGAGCTGCGGCTCGTCAAGGACGCCCACGAGGTCGAGCAGATGCGCGAGGCCGTCGCCGCCACGATCGCGGGCTTCGAGGAGGTCGTGCGGAACCTCCCGCGCGCCGTCGAGCACCGGCGCGGCGAGCGCGTCATCGAGACGACGTTCGACGCCCACGCGCGCCTCGAGGGCAACACGGTCGGCTACGAGACGATCGCCGCGGCCGGCGAGCACGCGACGACGCTGCACTGGATCCGCAACGACGGCGTCGTGCGCACGGGCGAGCTCGTGCTGCTCGACGCGGGCGTCGAGGTCGACTCGCTCTACACGGCGGACGTCACGCGCACGCTGCCCGTCGACGGCGAGTTCACCGAGGTCCAGCGCCGCGTGTACCAGGCGGTGCTCGACGCCGCGGACGCCGCGTTCGCCGTCGCCGTGCCGGGCGCGCGCTTCCGCGACGTGCACGCCGCCGCGATGGAGGTCGTCGCCGCGCGCCTGGAGGAGTGGGGCCTGCTCCCGGTGAGCGCCGCCGAGTCGCTCTCGCCCGAGGGGCAGCAGCACCGTCGCTGGATGGTGCACGGCACGAGCCACCACCTGGGCCTGGACGTGCACGACTGCGCGCAGGCGCGCCGCGAGCTCTACCTCGACGGGATCCTGCAGCCCGGCATGGTCTTCACGATCGAGCCCGGTCTGTACTTCAAGGCGGACGACCTGGCGGTCCCGGAGGAGTACCGCGGGATCGGCGTCCGCATCGAGGACGACGTGCTCGTGACCGCCGACGGCAACGAGAACCTCTCGGCCGCGCTCCCCCGCCGCCCCGAGGACGTGGAGGCCTGGATGGCGCGCCTGCGCGCCTGA
- a CDS encoding MarC family protein — protein MSEVFDVRLFTEVFVTLFVIMDPPGTVPVFLGLTSAMGAKQRNQAARTAIFVAFGVIVAFAAFGQQILSYMHISLPALQTAGGLLLLLVAMELLTGKMEEPQPSGNKGVNVALVPLGTPLLAGPGAIVATMVFVQRAGERGGGVAEWVAIVAGVVAVHVCLWLSMRFANVINRVLGDSGTILVTRIAGLLLAAIAVQLVADAVTQFVQAA, from the coding sequence ATGAGCGAGGTCTTCGACGTCCGGCTCTTCACGGAGGTCTTCGTCACCCTGTTCGTCATCATGGACCCGCCCGGCACGGTGCCGGTGTTCCTGGGCCTGACGAGCGCGATGGGTGCCAAGCAGCGCAACCAGGCGGCACGCACCGCGATCTTCGTCGCGTTCGGCGTGATCGTCGCGTTCGCGGCGTTCGGCCAGCAGATCCTCAGCTACATGCACATCTCGCTGCCCGCCCTGCAGACCGCGGGCGGGCTGCTGCTGCTCCTCGTCGCGATGGAGCTGCTCACGGGCAAGATGGAGGAGCCGCAGCCGTCGGGCAACAAGGGCGTCAACGTCGCGCTCGTGCCCCTCGGCACGCCGCTGCTCGCCGGCCCGGGCGCGATCGTCGCGACCATGGTCTTCGTCCAGCGCGCGGGGGAGCGCGGAGGCGGCGTCGCGGAGTGGGTCGCGATCGTCGCGGGCGTCGTCGCGGTGCACGTGTGCCTCTGGCTCTCCATGCGCTTCGCGAACGTCATCAACCGCGTGCTCGGCGACTCCGGGACCATCCTCGTGACGCGCATCGCCGGTCTGCTGCTCGCCGCCATCGCGGTCCAGCTCGTGGCCGACGCCGTCACGCAGTTCGTCCAGGCCGCCTGA
- a CDS encoding alpha/beta hydrolase translates to MTPTTHAPALLAPPAPRTDAPADGPERPPAVVFVHGMRTSGAIWDHQVDHVRALGHDAVAVDLPAHGALAHERFTLDRSFEVLDEAAASFGPDRRVALVGLSLGGYTSLAWAARRPANLAGVVAAACTSDPKGKPVALYRDVARLVVAGGGAVGRGARWAARTSAAAWSTIARGGRSLPGGAASSYALAGPADAGAPAPAAPGWHVVTDALTQLAGRSWLAHVRDVDVPVWLVNGARDHMRLDEQRYLAAAADAALVVVPRAGHDVNSEAPEAFNRVLGRALADFGRVRGARLGA, encoded by the coding sequence ATGACCCCCACGACGCACGCCCCCGCCCTGCTCGCCCCGCCCGCCCCCCGCACCGACGCGCCCGCCGACGGCCCGGAGCGCCCGCCCGCCGTCGTCTTCGTGCACGGCATGCGCACGTCCGGCGCGATCTGGGACCACCAGGTCGACCACGTGCGCGCCCTCGGGCACGACGCCGTCGCCGTGGACCTGCCCGCGCACGGCGCCCTCGCGCACGAGCGGTTCACGCTCGACCGGTCCTTCGAGGTGCTCGACGAGGCCGCCGCCTCGTTCGGACCGGACCGTCGCGTCGCGCTGGTCGGGCTCTCGCTCGGCGGCTACACGTCGCTCGCCTGGGCGGCCCGCCGCCCCGCGAACCTCGCGGGCGTGGTCGCCGCGGCGTGCACGTCCGACCCCAAGGGCAAGCCCGTCGCGCTGTACCGCGACGTCGCGCGCCTCGTCGTGGCGGGAGGGGGCGCCGTCGGGCGCGGAGCGCGCTGGGCGGCGCGCACGAGCGCGGCGGCGTGGAGCACGATCGCCCGCGGCGGGCGCTCGCTCCCGGGCGGCGCCGCGTCGTCGTACGCGCTCGCCGGTCCGGCCGACGCGGGTGCCCCCGCTCCGGCCGCACCCGGCTGGCACGTCGTGACCGACGCCCTCACCCAGCTCGCGGGCCGCTCGTGGCTCGCCCACGTGCGCGACGTCGACGTGCCCGTCTGGCTCGTCAACGGCGCCCGCGACCACATGCGCCTCGACGAGCAGCGCTACCTCGCCGCCGCCGCGGACGCCGCGCTCGTCGTCGTGCCGCGCGCCGGCCACGACGTCAACAGCGAGGCCCCCGAGGCCTTCAACCGCGTGCTCGGGCGCGCGCTCGCGGACTTCGGCCGCGTGCGCGGTGCGAGACTGGGGGCATGA